The proteins below come from a single Cylindrospermopsis raciborskii Cr2010 genomic window:
- a CDS encoding DUF29 domain-containing protein, protein MNSSLYHDDFVLWTQEQAKRLEDKDLDGIDWINIREEISSLGRSEKQALQNRLEVLLEHLLKRCYINNTYDNRGWELTIKEQRRQIKRLLAVSPSLKNYFGEVFPETWEDAVSDVRDIYPGVELPTTCPFPQDRLLTDCFWNQ, encoded by the coding sequence ATGAATTCCTCACTGTACCATGACGATTTTGTGCTGTGGACTCAAGAGCAAGCAAAAAGGCTGGAAGATAAGGATTTAGATGGTATTGACTGGATAAATATTAGGGAGGAGATAAGTAGTTTGGGACGCAGTGAGAAACAAGCTCTGCAAAACCGCTTAGAAGTCCTATTGGAACACCTACTAAAAAGATGCTATATAAACAATACTTATGACAACCGAGGTTGGGAGTTAACTATTAAAGAACAACGCAGACAAATTAAGCGTTTGTTAGCAGTGTCACCTAGTCTCAAGAACTATTTTGGGGAAGTTTTCCCAGAAACCTGGGAAGATGCTGTATCAGATGTAAGGGATATATATCCTGGTGTTGAACTCCCCACAACTTGTCCTTTCCCCCAGGATCGGTTACTAACCG